From Camelus dromedarius isolate mCamDro1 chromosome 2, mCamDro1.pat, whole genome shotgun sequence, one genomic window encodes:
- the LSS gene encoding lanosterol synthase, translating to MTEGTCLRRRGGPYKTEPATDLSRWRLSNEKGRQTWAYFPEESPGRGQTGLEAHLVGLDTRSYFKELPKAHTACEGALNGMTFFAGLQAEDGHWAGDYGGPLFLLPGLLITCYVARIPLPAGYREEMARYLRSVQLPDGGWGLHIEDKSTVFGTALNYVSLRILGFGPDDPDLVRARNILHQKGGAVFIPSWGKFWLAVLNVYSWEGLNTLFPEMWLFPEWMPVHPSKLWCHCRQVYLPMAYCYGTRLSAEEDPLVQSLRQELYVEDYGCINWPAHRNSVAPDELYTPHSWLLHVLYAFLNLYECHHSASLRQRAIQKLYEHIAADDRFTKCLSIGPISKTINMLVRWYVDGPVSTAFQEHVSRIPDYLWLGLDGMKMQGTNGSQVWDTAFAIQALLEAGAQHRPEFSSCLQKAHEYLRVSQVPHNFPDYQKYYRQMSKGGFSFSTLDCGWIVADCTAEALKSVLLLQEKCPFVTQHIPQEQLFDAVAVLLSMRNPDGGFATYETKRGGHLLELLNPSEVFGDIMIDYTYVECTSAVMQALKHFHKQFPDHRAREVRETLERGLEYCRQKQRADGSWEGSWGVCFTYGTWFGLEAFACMGHAYHDGVACAEVSQACDFLLARQMADGGWGEDFESCEQRCYVQSAQSQIHNTCWALMGLMAVRHPDVAALERGVSCLLGKQLPNGDWPQENIAGVFNKSCAISYTSYRNVFPIWALGRFSRLHPDSALAGHP from the exons GTGTCTGCGCCGAAGAGGGGGCCCCTATAAGACAGAGCCGGCCACCGACCTCAGCCGCTGGCGACTCAGCAATGAGAAGGGAAGGCAGACGTGGGCGTATTTCCCAGAAGAGAGCCCCGGCCGAGGGCAGACTGGGCTGGAAGCTCACCTCGTGGGACTGGACACC AGGAGTTACTTTAAGGAGTTGCCCAAAGCCCACACCGCCTGTGAGGGGGCTCTGAATGGGATGACATTTTTCgctgggctgcaggctgaggATGGGCACTGGGCAGGTGATTACGGTGGCCCGCTCTTTCTCCTGCCAG GCCTCCTGATCACGTGCTATGTGGCGCGAATTCCTCTGCCAGCCGGATACAGGGAAGAGATGGCACGGTACCTGCGGTCTGTGCAGCTCCCGGATGGCGGCTGGGGCCT GCACATTGAAGACAAGTCCACGGTGTTTGGGACTGCACTCAACTATGTGTCTCTGAGAATTCTGGGATTTGGGCCTGACGATCCTGACCTGGTACGAGCCCGGAACATTCTTCACCAGAAAG GTGGTGCTGTGTTCATCCCCTCCTGGGGGAAGTTCTGGCTGGCTGTCCTGAACGTGTACAGCTGGGAAGGCCTCAACACCCTGTTTCCAGAAATGTG gctgtTTCCTGAGTGGATGCCTGTGCACCCCTCCAAGCTCTGGTGCCACTGCCGACAGGTCTACCTGCCCATGGCCTATTGCTATGGCACCCGGCTGAGCGCCGAGGAGGACCCGCTGGTCCAGAGCCTCCGCCAG GAGCTCTACGTGGAGGACTATGGCTGCATCAATTGGCCGGCGCACAGGAACAGCGTGGCCCCCGACGAGCTGTACACACCGCACAGCTGGCTGCTCCACGTACTGTATG CATTCCTAAACCTGTATGAGTGCCACCACAGTGCCAGCCTGCGGCAGCGGGCCATCCAGAAGCTGTACGAGCACATTGCGGCCGACGACCGCTTCACCAAGTGCCTCAGCATTGGCCCG ATCTCGAAAACCATCAACATGCTCGTGCGCTGGTACGTGGACGGGCCGGTTTCCACTGCCTTCCAGGAGCACGTCTCCAGGATTCCTGATTACCTCTG GCTGGGCCTCGACGGCATGAAAATGCAG GGCACCAATGGCTCCCAGGTCTGGGACACCGCGTTCGCCATCCAGGCTCTGCTGGAG gcGGGTGCACAACACAGGCCTGAGTTTTCGTCCTGCCTGCAGAAGGCGCACGAGTACCTCCGGGTCTCCCAG GTCCCGCACAACTTCCCCGACTACCAGAAGTACTACCGCCAGATGAGCAAG GGTGGCTTCAGCTTCAGCACGCTGGACTGTGGCTGGATTGTCGCCGACTGCACCGCTGAGGCCTTGAAGTCTGTCCTTCTCCTGCAGGAAAAGTGTCCCTTTGTCACCCAGCACATCCCACAAGAGCAGCTCTTCGACGCTGTCGCTGTG TTGCTGAGCATGAGAAACCCCGATGGGGGGTTTGCCACCTATGAGACCAAGCGTGGGGGACACCTTCTGGAGCTTCTGAACCCCTCAGAGGTCTTCG ggGACATCATGATTGACTACACGTACGTGGAGTGCACCTCGGCTGTGATGCAGGCCCTGAAGCACTTCCACAAACAGTTCCCGGACCACAGGGCCCGGGAGGTCAG GGAGACCCTCGAGCGGGGCCTGGAGTACTGTCGGCAGAAGCAGAGGGCCGATGGCTCCTGGGAGGG CTCCTGGGGTGTGTGCTTCACCTACGGCACCTGGTTTGGGCTGGAAGCCTTCGCCTGCATGGGACATGCATACCACGATGG GGTGGCCTGTGCCGAGGTCTCCCAGGCCTGCGACTTCCTGCTGGCCCGGCAGATGGCAGACGGAGGCTGGGGGGAGGACTTCGAGTCCTGTGAGCAGCGGTGCTATGTGCAGAGTGCCCAGTCCCAGATCCACAACACGTGTTGGGCCCTGATGGGGCTGATGGCTGTCAG GCACCCTGACGTAGCGGCCCTGGAGAGAGGAGTCAGCTGTCTGCTTGGAAAACAGCTGCCCAATGGCGACTGGCCCCAG GAGAACATCGCTGGGGTCTTCAACAAGTCCTGCGCCATCAGCTACACGAGCTACAGGAATGTCTTCCCCATCTGGGCTCTCGGGCGCTTCTCCCGCCTGCACCCCGACAGCGCCCTCGCCGGCCACCCTTGA
- the SPATC1L gene encoding speriolin-like protein, producing the protein MAEGSELLNRLVSENADLKKQVRLLKENQMLKRLLREGCQESGGPEAHDPLFPRAPTYPEDCSPGSAVPDFGRFTGVPEAPSQLQTSSLEDLLCSHAPLSSEDDASPGCATSAQAPFKAFLDSAELRVPRGSNRKLSPLLSPSQDPLVDKTLLEPREVVRPKKVCFSESSLPSGDRTRRSYYLNEIQSFTSTEKDGRIVGEIAFQLDRRILAYVFPGVTRLYGFTVSNIPEKIKQTSIKSLDGSVDEKKLRELTHRYLTLTARLERLGYSRDVHPAFSEFLINTYGILKQRPDLRADPLHSSPAALRKLVIDVVPPKFLGDSLLLLNCLCELSKEDSRPLFAW; encoded by the exons ATGGCCGAGGGCAGCGAGCTGCTCAACAGGCTCGTGAGCGAGAACGCCGACCTCAAGAAGCAGGTGCGCCTCCTGAAGGAGAACCAGATGCTGAAGCGCCTGCTCCGGGAGGGCTGCCAGGAGAGCGGGGGGCCAGAGGCCCACGACCCCCTCTTCCCCAGGGCGCCCACCTACCCTGAGGACTGCTCCCCCGGGAGTgcag ttccaGACTTTGGAAGGTTCACCGGTGTCCCCGAGGCCCCCTCCCAGCTGCAGACGTCCTCCCTGGAGGACCTGCTGTGCTCACACGCCCCCCTCTCCAGCGAGGATGACGCGTCCCCGGGGTGTGCCACCTCCGCCCAGGCGCCCTTCAAGGCTTTCCTCGACTCGGCGGAGCTACGTGTGCCCCGTGGCTCCAACAGGAAGCTGTCCCCGCTCCTCAGCCCCTCGCAGGACCCGCTGGTGGACAAGACcctgctggagcccagggaggtGGTCCGGCCCAAGAAGGTGTGCTTCTCGGAGAGTAGCCTGCCCTCCGGGGACCGGACCAGGAGGAGCTACTATCTTAATG AGATCCAGAGCTTCACCAGCACTGAAAAGGACGGGAGAATAGTCGGGGAGATCGCCTTCCAGCTGGACCGGCGCATCCTGGCCTATGTCTTCCCAGGGGTGACCCGGCTCTATGGCTTCACCGTGTCCAACATCCCTGAGAAGATCAAGCAG ACGTCCATCAAGTCCCTGGACGGCTCGGTGGATGAGAAGAAGCTGCGGGAGCTGACGCACCGCTACCTGACGCTGACGGCGCGCCTGGAGAGGCTGGGCTACAGCCGCGACGTGCACCCGGCCTTCAGCGAGTTCCTCATCAACACCTACGGCATCCTGAAGCAGCGGCCCGACCTGCGCGCCGACCCGCTGCACAGCAGCCCGGCTGCCCTGCGCAAGCTGGTCATCGACGTGGTGCCACCCAAGTTCCTGGGCGACTCGCTGCTGCTGCTCAACTGCCTGTGCGAGCTCTCCAAGGAGGACAGCCGCCCGCTCTTCGCCTGGTGA